A single region of the Triticum dicoccoides isolate Atlit2015 ecotype Zavitan chromosome 2B, WEW_v2.0, whole genome shotgun sequence genome encodes:
- the LOC119362068 gene encoding rho GTPase-activating protein 5-like: protein MGEVVLISRPGDGCGGVGERKADQQERQGQVLELLLAALRKSVALPCQMADADDPAAGAGAWGMDIGWPTDVRHVAHVTFDRLQGFLGLPVEFELQIPCPAPSASASVFGVSPESMQCGYDDRGNSVPKILLLMQERLYSQDGLKAEGIFRITPENSQEEHVREQLNRGVVPDDIDVHCLASLIKAWFRELPEGVLDSLSPEQVLNCNTEEQCVELVSHIPVTHAALLSWVVELMADVVEEEESNKMNARNIAMVFAPNMTQMSDPLTALMHAVQVMNLLKTLVLKTLREREEDEGSYSTFSSSPTLSDGLDEVDREHDQGDGNDSGTEKYGDDSSESSKSVDKANNLITDSEQLIGSSRRHTSFEFRLPCTINNDDDDKYPSLNDIEEGFLRRLEWQEVSKGGDEKDEGSIFFTSTKDAEQLSSSETISESCRVSDQTSSTEDAVGTNSIEPTMQVATRTETTSEKATNAKEVS from the exons atGGGCGAGGTGGTGCTCATCTCCCGCCCCGGCGACGGCTGCGGGGGCGTGGGGGAGCGGAAGGCGGACCAGCAGGAGCGGCAGGGGCAGGTGCTGGAGCTGCTGCTCGCCGCGCTGCGCAAGTCGGTGGCGCTGCCGTGCCAGATGGCGGACGCCGACGACCCGGCCGCCGGCGCGGGGGCCTGGGGGATGGACATCGGCTGGCCCACCGACGTCCGCCACGTCGCGCACGTCACCTTCGACCGCCTCCAGGGCTTCCTCGGCCTCCCCGTCGAGTTCGAGCTCCAGATCCCCTGCCCAGCGCCCAGCGCCAG CGCCAGCGTCTTTGGGGTGTCGCCGGAGTCGATGCAGTGCGGCTACGACGACAGGGGGAACTCGGTGCCCAAGATCCTCCTGCTCATGCAGGAGCGGCTCTACTCCCAGGATGGCCTCAAG GCAGAAGGGATCTTCCGCATCACCCCGGAGAACAGCCAGGAGGAGCATGTCAGGGAGCAGCTGAACAGGGGTGTCGTGCCTGACGACATCGACGTCCACTGCCTCGCTAGCTTGATTAAG GCCTGGTTCAGGGAACTACCCGAAGGTGTGCTTGATAGCCTCTCACCAGAGCAAGTCCTGAACTGCAACACCGAGGAACAATGTGTGGAGCTGGTGAGCCATATTCCTGTAACACATGCTGCACTGCTCAGCTGGGTCGTAGAGCTCATGGCCGATGTCGTCGAAGAAGAGGAGTCAAACAAGATGAATGCCCGGAATATCGCCATGGTTTTCGCACCCAATATGACACAG ATGTCAGATCCTCTTACTGCTCTGATGCATGCTGTTCAAGTCATGAACTTGCTCaagaccttggttctcaaaacactCAGAGAACGTGAGGAGGATGAAGGATCGTATTCGACATTTTCGTCATCGCCCACTTTATCCGATGGACTTGATGAGGTGGACCGTGAGCACGACCAAGGTGATGGCAATGACAGTGGGACTGAGAAATATGGCGATGACAGTAGTGAAAGCTCAAAGAGTGTTGACAAGGCCAACAACCTGATAACGGACAGCGAACAGCTAATTGGTTCGTCCAGGAGGCACACCTCATTTGAGTTCCGTTTGCCTTGCACCATCAACAATGACGACGATGATAAATATCCATCTCTTAACGACATCGAAGAAGGTTTCTTGAGGAGGCTAGAGTGGCAGGAAGTGAGCAAAGGCGGCGATGAAAAAGACGAAGGAAGCATCTTCTTTACCTCCACCAAAGATGCAGAGCAGCTGAGCTCCTCTGAAACCATAAGTGAGTCTTGCAGGGTAAGTGATCAAACAAGTAGCACTGAAGATGCAGTTGGTACTAACAGCATTGAGCCGACAATGCAAGTGGCGACCAGGACCGAA